Proteins co-encoded in one Parascardovia denticolens DSM 10105 = JCM 12538 genomic window:
- the nagB gene encoding glucosamine-6-phosphate deaminase codes for MSEIIIVDSEETAGKIYARFVADSIKKKPDTVLGLATGSSPLTAYHCLASVIKDECIDMGSVKGFALDEYVGIADSHPESYKATIARTVTKPLGLNPQLVHVPDGSLDGLKNAGSDYERKIIEAGGIDIQLLGIGVDGHIGFNEPGSSLSSTTRVKALTRQTRIDNARFFGNDPNAVPTHAITQGIGTIMRAKHLILLAFGRNKAHAVAQACEGGITSSCPASVIQLHPHATIILNNAAASELRYKDYYQFSYEHKPSWQTI; via the coding sequence ATGTCCGAGATAATCATTGTGGATAGTGAAGAAACCGCTGGAAAGATTTATGCCCGTTTTGTGGCCGATTCCATCAAAAAAAAGCCCGATACTGTTCTCGGACTTGCTACCGGTTCCAGCCCTCTAACCGCCTATCACTGCCTTGCATCGGTAATCAAAGACGAGTGTATCGATATGGGGAGCGTGAAAGGGTTCGCACTGGACGAATACGTTGGTATTGCAGATAGTCACCCAGAATCATACAAAGCCACCATTGCTCGTACGGTCACGAAACCATTGGGGCTTAATCCTCAACTAGTCCATGTTCCAGATGGAAGCCTTGACGGTCTCAAAAATGCTGGATCTGATTATGAAAGAAAAATAATCGAGGCCGGAGGAATTGATATTCAACTTTTGGGAATTGGAGTTGATGGACATATCGGATTCAACGAACCCGGTTCATCACTATCTTCGACAACTCGGGTTAAAGCCCTCACCAGACAGACTCGTATAGATAATGCACGCTTTTTTGGAAATGACCCGAATGCGGTTCCTACGCATGCAATAACGCAGGGAATCGGAACCATCATGCGTGCAAAACATCTAATTTTATTAGCCTTCGGGCGGAATAAAGCTCATGCTGTCGCACAAGCTTGCGAGGGCGGCATCACATCTTCCTGCCCAGCCTCTGTTATTCAACTTCACCCCCATGCAACGATAATCCTTAATAACGCTGCGGCATCCGAGCTCCGCTACAAGGATTATTATCAGTTTTCATATGAACACAAGCCATCTTGGCAAACAATCTGA
- the nagA gene encoding N-acetylglucosamine-6-phosphate deacetylase — protein MLSSQEQEKISELINRAVLGTDTSLSRRRGSSDEPLAIFNAVKIDANGISPSFWLLAEQGKIVLCGHGDTFQEEIHHYYHQLAPSQVPNDETKLKMVDAQGSILVPGYIDIHSHGSWGHSFDESNMSSIHRARNGHLYHGTTRQVLSLVSAPIPSMQKSIRTISNIMKNRNDVLGCHLEGPFISPRKKGAHDLTFLKSPTLRNVQRLTHTDSHAIRQITLAPELDNGIEAIEDISNSGIIPALGHTDADYEKSVEGIQHGSRILTHIYNAMNPLLHRAPGPIAAAVENRQVFIELINDGFHIKNSMVSIAMKLAPHRIAFITDSMAAADCADGLYSLGKSAVTVYNGHAYISGTKTIAGSTLFLDEAVARAVFDEGIEPKEAVEAATLTPAKALGLDSPNLITHYPLGLIQPGFSCDVLLLNKSDWTVKSVWLEGIPIR, from the coding sequence ATGCTTTCATCTCAGGAGCAAGAAAAAATTTCTGAATTGATAAACCGAGCTGTACTCGGAACCGATACTTCGCTCTCTCGTAGGAGAGGGTCTTCCGATGAACCTTTAGCAATCTTTAACGCAGTTAAAATCGATGCAAATGGAATATCCCCATCGTTCTGGCTGTTAGCCGAGCAAGGGAAAATCGTCTTATGCGGACACGGAGACACCTTCCAAGAGGAGATTCATCACTATTATCATCAGCTTGCACCGTCTCAAGTTCCCAACGATGAAACAAAACTGAAAATGGTAGATGCTCAGGGATCAATACTTGTTCCAGGATATATCGATATACATTCACACGGAAGCTGGGGGCATAGTTTTGATGAGTCCAATATGAGTTCAATTCACCGTGCTCGTAATGGCCATTTGTACCATGGGACAACGAGACAGGTTTTGTCACTTGTTTCCGCCCCGATTCCTTCTATGCAAAAAAGTATCAGAACTATCTCTAATATAATGAAAAATCGGAATGATGTTCTCGGCTGTCATTTAGAGGGTCCCTTCATCTCCCCTCGCAAGAAAGGCGCCCACGACCTTACGTTCCTCAAATCGCCAACTCTAAGAAACGTGCAGCGATTGACGCATACTGATTCCCATGCAATCAGACAAATTACTCTTGCACCGGAATTGGATAATGGGATTGAGGCGATTGAAGATATTTCCAATTCAGGCATCATCCCCGCTTTAGGACATACTGATGCTGACTATGAGAAATCAGTCGAAGGAATCCAGCATGGGTCGAGGATCCTTACACATATCTATAACGCCATGAATCCCCTTCTTCATCGAGCCCCCGGCCCAATCGCCGCCGCAGTGGAGAACCGCCAGGTCTTTATCGAACTCATCAACGATGGATTCCATATCAAGAATTCAATGGTGTCGATCGCAATGAAATTAGCGCCTCACCGCATCGCATTCATCACGGATTCGATGGCCGCGGCTGATTGCGCGGACGGATTGTATTCCTTAGGGAAATCAGCTGTAACTGTGTACAACGGGCATGCATACATTTCAGGTACAAAAACAATCGCAGGGTCCACGCTCTTTCTTGATGAGGCTGTAGCCCGCGCAGTGTTCGATGAAGGCATCGAGCCGAAAGAGGCCGTGGAAGCTGCAACATTAACCCCAGCGAAAGCACTGGGTCTAGACTCTCCCAACTTAATAACGCATTATCCTCTAGGATTAATTCAACCTGGTTTTTCTTGTGATGTCCTGCTATTGAATAAGAGTGATTGGACAGTTAAATCCGTCTGGCTTGAGGGCATCCCCATTCGTTGA
- a CDS encoding low temperature requirement protein A, whose product MTCTRASSARWPWSPSPSSSSSSSIPGWSKQFFTNRYGKSSWIDALFYFVDAGLLLYLSNSFTDVADYRPFLLVAGLLSLTLFVQYGITCILSKKRHDKQIALTFSGILLFRSLILLVGGILNTAAGLIIALTGILLSWIAPGLTGKYTSQCPIIFSHLLERLTLLTIITFGETIVGIAAYFLPSKFSPLSVLVFAVVALLFVSYVIEFDQLIDEDRTGETGNALIYLHYPILFGISLVTVSLNFISESEANLLAAVSYLFCGIGLFYLGIWLARRYNQARRPLPAGKGWLMAASVVVCFGLSLIGRNALAIAAFAALCAGINGVILGTCKPIKSDVS is encoded by the coding sequence ATCACCTGTACGAGGGCGTCATCAGCCCGCTGGCCTTGGTCACCTTCACCATCGTCGTCATCGTCTTCATCAATTCCTGGATGGTCCAAACAGTTTTTCACCAATCGATATGGTAAGTCATCGTGGATTGACGCCCTTTTCTACTTCGTCGACGCCGGTCTGCTGCTTTACCTGTCGAACAGCTTCACCGATGTGGCCGATTACCGGCCTTTCCTCCTGGTCGCCGGCCTGCTGTCCCTGACCCTCTTCGTCCAATACGGCATAACCTGTATCCTCTCCAAGAAGCGGCATGACAAGCAGATCGCCCTAACCTTCTCCGGAATTCTGCTTTTCCGCAGCCTGATCCTTCTGGTTGGCGGAATACTCAATACCGCGGCCGGCCTGATCATCGCCCTGACCGGCATCCTCCTGAGCTGGATAGCGCCCGGCTTGACCGGCAAATATACCAGCCAGTGTCCGATCATCTTCAGCCACCTGCTGGAACGACTGACCCTGCTGACCATCATCACCTTCGGGGAGACCATCGTGGGGATCGCCGCTTATTTCCTGCCTTCGAAATTCTCCCCGCTGTCCGTGCTCGTCTTCGCCGTGGTCGCCCTGCTCTTCGTCTCCTATGTGATCGAGTTCGACCAGCTGATCGATGAAGACAGGACGGGGGAGACCGGCAACGCCTTGATCTACCTCCATTATCCTATCCTGTTCGGAATCAGCCTGGTGACCGTTTCCCTCAATTTCATCAGCGAAAGCGAGGCGAATCTCCTCGCGGCCGTCTCCTATCTTTTCTGCGGGATAGGGTTGTTTTACCTGGGGATTTGGCTGGCTCGCAGATATAACCAAGCCCGGCGTCCTCTGCCTGCCGGCAAAGGCTGGCTGATGGCCGCTTCTGTGGTGGTCTGCTTTGGCTTGAGTCTGATCGGCAGGAACGCGCTCGCCATAGCCGCGTTTGCCGCCCTCTGTGCAGGGATCAATGGCGTTATTCTGGGGACTTGCAAGCCGATCAAAAGTGATGTATCCTGA
- a CDS encoding low temperature requirement protein A, which translates to MTSASDGRPASTKSQGPYAKKVTLFELFYDLVFVYVISRATELIHHLYEGVISPLALVTFTIVVIVFINSWMVQTVFHQSIW; encoded by the coding sequence ATGACCTCGGCTTCAGACGGGCGTCCGGCTTCCACGAAAAGTCAGGGTCCGTACGCGAAAAAGGTCACGCTGTTCGAGCTCTTTTACGACCTGGTTTTCGTCTATGTGATTTCGCGGGCGACCGAGTTGATCCATCACCTGTACGAGGGCGTCATCAGCCCGCTGGCCTTGGTCACCTTCACCATCGTCGTCATCGTCTTCATCAATTCCTGGATGGTCCAAACAGTTTTTCACCAATCGATATGGTAA
- the serS gene encoding serine--tRNA ligase — MLDIQFIRENPEVVKESQRKRGESADLVDQVLQADRLRRDALADFESTRAEQKKMGKAVAAASAEERPAIIAQTKELAAKVSEYKETADKATEDYTTAMWKLSNIVEPEAPEGGEDDYVVVKKVGQIRDFAAEGFEPKNHLELGEGVAGIDMKRGVKVSGSRFYFLRGAIARLELAMLTMGVDQAERNGFIMATTPTLVRPEIMAGTGFLNSHAEEIYRLREPDEQYLVGTSEVALAGMHEDEILDLSHGPLKYAGWSSCYRREAGAAGKDTMGIIRVHQFNKVEMFVYCKQEESYEQHQKLLAMEQEMLGKVEVPYRIIDTAAGDLGSSAARKFDCEAWVPTQERYRELTSTSNCTEYQARRLNIRERTEDGSTRPVSTLNGTLATTRWLVAILENHQQKDGSVVIPAALRPYMGGREVIEPTSWEA, encoded by the coding sequence ATGCTTGATATTCAATTCATCCGTGAAAACCCCGAAGTCGTGAAGGAATCCCAGCGCAAGCGGGGCGAATCCGCGGACCTGGTGGACCAGGTCCTCCAGGCCGACCGTCTGCGTCGTGACGCCTTGGCCGATTTCGAATCCACCCGGGCCGAACAGAAGAAGATGGGCAAGGCCGTGGCCGCAGCTTCGGCTGAGGAGCGCCCCGCCATCATCGCCCAGACCAAGGAATTGGCCGCCAAGGTCTCCGAATACAAGGAGACCGCTGATAAGGCGACCGAGGATTACACCACCGCCATGTGGAAGCTGTCCAACATCGTGGAGCCGGAGGCTCCCGAAGGCGGCGAAGATGATTACGTGGTCGTCAAGAAGGTCGGCCAGATCCGAGATTTCGCAGCCGAAGGGTTTGAGCCCAAGAACCATCTGGAACTGGGCGAAGGCGTCGCCGGCATCGACATGAAGCGTGGCGTCAAGGTCTCTGGTTCCCGTTTCTACTTCCTGCGGGGGGCCATCGCCCGCTTGGAGCTGGCCATGCTGACCATGGGCGTGGACCAGGCCGAGCGGAACGGCTTCATCATGGCGACCACCCCGACCCTGGTCCGCCCTGAAATCATGGCCGGAACCGGTTTCCTCAACTCCCATGCGGAGGAGATCTACCGTCTGCGCGAACCGGATGAGCAGTACCTGGTCGGCACCTCCGAAGTGGCCTTGGCCGGCATGCACGAGGATGAGATTCTGGACCTGTCCCACGGTCCGCTCAAGTACGCCGGCTGGTCTTCCTGCTATCGCCGCGAGGCTGGCGCCGCCGGAAAAGACACCATGGGCATCATCCGCGTCCACCAGTTCAACAAGGTGGAGATGTTCGTCTACTGCAAGCAGGAGGAATCCTACGAGCAGCACCAGAAGCTGCTGGCCATGGAACAGGAGATGCTGGGCAAGGTCGAAGTGCCTTACCGCATCATCGACACCGCGGCCGGCGATCTGGGTTCTTCCGCCGCCCGCAAGTTCGATTGCGAGGCCTGGGTCCCCACGCAGGAACGCTACCGCGAGCTGACTTCCACCTCCAACTGCACCGAGTATCAGGCCCGGCGTCTGAACATCCGCGAGCGTACCGAGGACGGCTCCACCCGGCCTGTTTCCACTTTGAATGGCACCCTGGCCACCACCCGCTGGCTGGTCGCCATCCTGGAGAACCATCAGCAGAAGGATGGGTCCGTGGTCATCCCCGCCGCCTTGCGTCCTTACATGGGCGGCCGGGAAGTGATCGAACCTACCAGCTGGGAAGCCTAG